The DNA window TGGAGGTATACAGAAGGGGTACCAGCTTTATGCAATGCCCACCACTGCTATTGTTATTGGTATCTCACATTTtcctaaataattatttttgcattagAACACTGTCATGAACAATAAGTTCACTGGCTATTAGCAACACTTCTTGAATAGCATTTTTGGAGGTGATTTTCTTGTAATAATTGTTCAGATCTAGAAAGCTAAGAGGGTGAAGCACTAGGCCCTGCAGCTTGGGCACTTTTGGTGTCTAGCAGAAGCCTAAAGTAACTTCATAAGTGTTCTTATGACATCCATGAGGTTTCATTCCTGAAAAGCTGTTTTCACTTCAGAAAAGGTTAGACTCCTCACCCAGCCTGTTTCACTGATTGAAAACTTGTCTAGAGCTTTAGAAAAAGATTGCATGTTGGCCATGTAGTCCTAGTCCTTGTTTTTTCCTTATCTTAATCAGGTGTCATACCTGGCTAAGACCTAAGTATGTCAGCATTGCCAGGACAGGAGCAGCCAAGGCAAAGACCAGCAGGTGTTTCCGAATTCGGTTCCTCTCTAAACCCGCATGCATAAGGAATGAGACCAGGCCAAATGCAGCAGGAGcctgaggaagagaagaaagcaACATACAGCAACACAAAAGCTGAATATGCTGTCAACACACAATGTCTCAAAGTAAAGCCAAGCTGTCACTGAGAATATCTAACTCGTATagtatacattatatgtatgcCATTCACTACGCACTTTGATAGAGCCACCTACTTTGTATTTACAATCACAGGCCGATTCATTAGGCAAGCTTATCTTGCAGGTAGATTTTATATGTGTAGAATCAAAGACTGTTGCCATGCATTCTCTACCCAATACCTTTAAACCCCATTTACCACTGTTGACGACTACAGGAACACTGGTTGACTGGAACTATTTAAGCAAATAGATCATTCCCAACACAGCAATAACAATGTCACAGTAAAGGTATGGCAGTTGTCATCAAGCACAGCAAGATTTCTTGAgggtttatttttccatgtcTTTGTTACTGCTGGGTTGACAGTGAGCTGCCCCAAAAATATCTAGCCATTCATCAGAAACTAAAATGGCCACATGGGGATTATCGTCTCTAACTGTGCacctaaaatgtgtttttaataaactgGGTagtttgtgtacatacacttaGCTTTGAGAAGGAACATCTCACACTGCCTGCATAAGTGGAAACCAGACTATTAACCTAGCTATTAGCTATTAACCTAAATTAGTGCAGTTCTTACAAAAATTCTATCTGAAGTCTATCCCCTGCCAATTCATTCTCACAAAAGATCATTCTGGCATGACAAAGTATTCATTACACTCTTTTTCAAATATTCATTACACTCTAATGTACAAGGCTGAGCAGTCTTGTACATTATGAAGCATTGTGTACCTTATGAAGCATGATAGCCACAAATACAATAAGCTGGACACTAGTCTGAGAGGTAGAAGCAGCAGCACCAAGAGCCACTCCATCAGCTGTACAGAGAAAGATCacaatttcacacatttcatAACAAAAGTGATTCTGCATCTATTGAGTTGCTATCACATTGCTCCATGCAATAAAACATCATAATACTTTGGAGGATGTAGGTGTCGCATTCTCTGGTGGTGTTTGGTATGTCCTCCTCACATGATCCTATTCATTTACCTGCAGCATGGACGACCAAACCAAGCGTGGTTGTGATTTTCGAACTAGCAGCTCTTGCTGCCTCTGGATCTACAGAGCAAGAAGAAACAATCAGAAACTGTGAACACATCCCCTCTGTGAACATTAAGAGTGCTCAAAAGCCTAGTTCACCACACGCACCATCACTGCTGTGCATGTGGGAGCTGCCTATTTGATCCACCAGCAGCATGAAGACAAAACCCAACACCAACGACACGCCTATGTAGGCATGGAGCTGCTCATGGTTGTGGACATGTTCGCTACTGGGCCCCACGGCTCCTTCAGCTACCTTCTGCTCCGACACAGACACCTCTGCCTGGCCTTGAGCATGGTGTCCAGCTACAATGAGAgaaaatattaaacagaaaatCGCACTttagcattttatatattttttaatctaaattGTATATCATGGTGAACGTACATACAAAATTCTACCTACACTATAAAGTGTTCTGTTTAATGATAcgataacctttttttttttttttttgagagagagagagagaagactcaCCCTCCAATACCTCTTCATAGAGTGCATGGACCCCCTCGGGAATAATGACAGCCAAAGCTGTGCCACATAACAGACCTGCTCCCAACACAGTCACCAATTTCAGTTTTTCCTGAAAGTATGAAGTTAACAATTATGGTTCATAATACAATTTAAAGtatattatgaaaaaaaaaaaaggatgcacaacaaatacaaaactcGCATATCATCTACTACAATGATAAAACAGTACACAATCACAAACAAGTGATGGTGGtgtagagagagatagaaaagcCGAGATAATTTACTGTACACAAAGGCTTGCATAACGAGAGTTGATAGGGTCTCGCATGCAAACTTTGATCAGTGCTCCAAAGCTTACTGTGATATCCCATATTAAACAGAACAGTCTCGTGACTGGACGTTTAAACTGTCTATACTGGTTATATACGAGGCGTAAAACTGTTTAGCTATAGAACTGAGACTTAAGGTTAGAAGAATTGGCCTATGTTGATTCACAAGACAGAAGCAACTTCTGTTCTTATGGGAGACTCGTATATCACCCAAATATTCTACCAGCTAGCAAGATATCTAGCTAGCGAGTTTGCTGGCTGTCTCTCAGGCTAGCAAAACGAAAAAAACACAGCTATGAAACTTACCTCTGAAAAGTTGACAGCCAATGGAATGATTCCAGCAACATAACATCCCACCAACATAGCCAGAGAAAGTAGACATATCGAACTGAAGTCGTCCATTTCAAACGTTAGGTTAGTTTgtttactagctagctaactaacaaaCTGACTTACACGATGTCTATACGATAGCTACAAAACAAGCTTGCTAGCTAATTTCGGAGCCTTAACGTTATATAACTGTACCAAAAGTGTTTGACCAAGATAATAGTTACCAAGATAACGCGTTTGAGTTGAATTATGATGACACTGTTTGTTAATTAACAAAGCAAAcccccaaataaacaaacaagcgtGAAACAAAATCGACAATATCTTTTGCTTGTCCTGATTAGCAATTTAGCAAGCGCTTGTTTGCCATCAAGTCGAATGTATGGACCGTTTACAATTCGCACATAAAGTCACTTCATAAAAAGTCATTGAGATCCCTCGACGCAATCGACTGAAGTCGGCTCTCAGTATATAGCACATTGACCTCAGACAATTAGCTAAGTCTCCTTGATTTTTGAGTTCTGGTCCTGCCACTATGGCAAATCTGTTGCTAGGCTCGTCAGCTCAAGTGGAGCACTTCCTAACAAGAATAaattacctagctagctagctagctagctagttgacCAGGCATCATTTTACGTGCCTGTTAGTTATCTTCTCCGATGATTGCCAACAATATCATCATGCTTATTAAAGCATCCTCCAAGTTATTGTCACAGAAAACGATTAAGATAGGCACCCATTCCACGTCTATTTAATAGCACCCCCTCAttctagctaactagctagctagctaacgccaACTGTAACGCTGGCAGTCCAAATAATAATTTCCGGGTTAAATCATGTTCAAAACAAAAGTCGTATATTGACCCACAAGGGGGaatattaaagtttattttaatattacagtaattaattaaaatacatgcataaaatacatatatttattttgacattgGACTATTTATGCATAAAGACACCGGAAAAGCCCAAATGAaccctttttttggggggggggggggggggggggggttgggtgttAGAAGCTCAGAAGCTCAGAAAGTAACATCTCGCTCTCTTGACCCCACTCATTCAACGAACGTGTGCTTTGAACAGCCTCTGATAGCGGTCAACCTAAAGGGGATTCATGAACGAATAGGTAAGGCGAACACAAACAAACCGAAATTCTCAAAACTCTAGACTATTGTCATTATAATACATAAAACGGACACTAGGCGGTACTACAGTATTATTTAGTTGCCATATATTTCTAAAGGAATAACATTTCTCGCTAAAGGAATAGCATGTTTTTAACagtttactgtttgtttgtgcacTTCTGATCCGTACATATTCGTATTTAAATGACTGGGGTTTTAGCAACTGGTTGGTCTAATTATTTATATGTGAACAAATTTGCACAGGCATGTTCCTAAATACTTACCTGTTGCTGTAAAACACAGTGTTTTACTCATATTTTactcattatttattatttcatttaaaaaaatatattttattaatacagCCTTTTACTCTGCTAATAATGACCAAACTGTATAGCCCTTAATAATTAAATGCTAACCTCAAAGTATTTCCTTACAAATCAATATCATTTGAAAACATGTTGTCCattaaatgcacttttttttccatcaggTTTGTTGGTATAGCACATTCCAATATACAGTTAAATGCTTTACATAGTTAATGATCAAAGCATAAAGGACataaaaagatggaaaaaaataagatgtgtaatgtataaatatattatataaacataaaaattaaaataaagaaaaatcacaCTTCCTAAGAGAAATCACACTAtcttaaaaaaagtaaataaggTGTGCAACCATAACAATGGCATTAGTAATAGTCACAAGAaattttgaaatattacataCAGTATCCTAGAACTGGGATATTTTTGCAACAACATAGGCACAAATATATGTGATGGAAAAACACTTGTTTCCTTATTGTCCCTGACACTGGTCATTTCTCCACAGGCAAATATTGAAAAAACGGGTTGTTTTCCCTGCATGCTCTGTTTCAGCATGGCTAGAACACTGGAGACAAGCCATTTGCTTCAGAAGAAAATTGAGGTAAAtcaattttccattttcttatGACTTTACTTCAGTCCTGTGTCAGGCTAATGACAGCACAAGGCATGGGACAGCAGTCGTTCATCAAAGCTGTTTGAACAGAACTGAGCAGCCGCATCCCTCTCTCTACTCATTAGGTTCAGCAAAATTACTTCTGAGGCATACCGGTATAACATACATGGAAGGAAATGTAAGTCATGATAATCTCACTGAGGCAGTCTCTAAAAATAATTGTGCATTTCCAGCTAGACCTCCTGcggtgcatgtatgtgtttttgtcagCTATGACTCAGTGTGAGTAtatgttgattttatttatttattttttttgttataataaAGCACTGCTCTTAATTTATACTgtcaatacaaaaataattttgattcTGATTAACTTCTGTGTACTGTTTGTAATCAGATTCATTAAGTGTCTATGCCAAATGTTGTATCCTTTATGTGAACttaaaaaatcaacaacaaattCCAAAGTAAATACAAGTTATTAATGCTAAATCATTTTCAGAGGCTGGGGGAaatttgtgggggttttttttatgttttgcatCACTTGTTTATTATCAATTTTTTCTTGTTGTGAAAAAAACATTCGTAATGCCAAACCACCATAACCCCTCATTCCAggtaatttgttttaattcttCACTCACTATCCTTTTCTATCAACTGAACAAACAGGTggcaaattaaatgaaaagcCTGATTAAATGAGTGGATAAACATAACAGGTGCAGATGTGTCCAGACAGCTATACTACATGATACAATTATTGTAGTTACATATAAAAAAGCTCAGCAGGGCCTGTTGACCTCAATTTTAGATGAAGATGGCAAAAGTAAAACA is part of the Electrophorus electricus isolate fEleEle1 chromosome 13, fEleEle1.pri, whole genome shotgun sequence genome and encodes:
- the slc39a9 gene encoding zinc transporter ZIP9, encoding MDDFSSICLLSLAMLVGCYVAGIIPLAVNFSEEKLKLVTVLGAGLLCGTALAVIIPEGVHALYEEVLEAGHHAQGQAEVSVSEQKVAEGAVGPSSEHVHNHEQLHAYIGVSLVLGFVFMLLVDQIGSSHMHSSDDPEAARAASSKITTTLGLVVHAAADGVALGAAASTSQTSVQLIVFVAIMLHKAPAAFGLVSFLMHAGLERNRIRKHLLVFALAAPVLAMLTYLGLSQSSKEALSDVNATGVAMLFSAGTFLYVATVHVLPEVGGTGGHSHAVGGGGGKGLSKVEVLALVLGCLIPLVLSVGHQH